A portion of the Bdellovibrionales bacterium genome contains these proteins:
- a CDS encoding MFS transporter, whose amino-acid sequence MRLWLEMRNVELRWSCVLFAYASLFALGFLDNARGPFFPLVLQDLHLTDTSGSWLFSVTSLLSFMASYSCRWLIPLAGSIRVLRGSLFFMGLGFVGLGLGGNYISVLVASGVLGIGQGIGSVAQHVLIQESSPESHWRRLFSGLHSNYGMASFLAPLIFSYAIGLNYPWTKIVFLFSGIPFIILFFSLFHFSRGRGLRNSTLSSSPDKGIKGINGIGQESSSEGKGEGRGESKSNGGFQRNLSLWMAMILATYLVGELSLTTRMVLYLKRVTQWSDASSANALTCFFLLMFLSRLVFFVGPGLLKSSSRHVLSYCLIFSTLFYGLGLSYHPVFLILCGLSLGPFFPVFIETIAQVFGKQASRAFSVAISFGTLMTVIMHYGLGRLSDKMGIQVALWLGPVALLFSFLILSILVTKNPLSHLRNLTSKP is encoded by the coding sequence ATGCGGCTCTGGCTAGAAATGCGCAATGTGGAACTGCGGTGGTCCTGTGTTCTTTTTGCGTATGCCTCATTGTTTGCCCTTGGTTTTTTAGATAATGCTCGTGGTCCTTTTTTTCCCTTAGTGCTACAAGACCTTCACCTGACGGATACCTCAGGCTCTTGGCTATTTTCTGTGACCTCTCTGCTGAGCTTTATGGCGAGCTACTCCTGTCGGTGGTTGATTCCGTTGGCGGGATCGATTCGCGTTTTGCGGGGAAGTTTATTTTTTATGGGTCTTGGATTTGTGGGTTTGGGTCTTGGCGGAAACTATATTTCTGTCCTGGTCGCCTCCGGAGTTCTAGGAATTGGTCAGGGAATTGGATCGGTTGCTCAGCACGTGCTTATTCAGGAAAGTTCACCAGAATCGCATTGGAGACGCCTTTTTTCTGGCCTTCACAGCAATTATGGGATGGCCTCCTTTTTAGCTCCTCTCATCTTCTCCTATGCTATCGGGCTAAATTATCCCTGGACCAAGATTGTTTTTTTGTTTAGCGGGATTCCCTTTATAATATTATTTTTTTCGCTTTTTCACTTTTCCAGAGGAAGAGGATTGCGAAATTCAACCCTAAGCTCATCTCCTGATAAGGGCATCAAAGGCATTAATGGCATTGGACAGGAAAGTTCTTCGGAGGGCAAAGGTGAGGGCAGAGGAGAGAGCAAATCAAATGGGGGATTTCAAAGAAATCTGAGCCTTTGGATGGCCATGATATTGGCAACCTACCTTGTTGGAGAGCTGTCACTGACCACGCGAATGGTGCTTTATCTGAAGCGAGTAACCCAATGGTCGGACGCGAGTTCGGCAAATGCCCTCACTTGTTTTTTTCTTTTGATGTTTTTGAGTCGACTTGTTTTTTTTGTGGGTCCCGGTTTACTCAAGAGCTCCAGTCGTCATGTGCTCTCATATTGTCTGATTTTTTCTACCCTCTTTTACGGCCTGGGGCTCAGTTATCATCCCGTCTTCTTAATTTTATGCGGCCTGAGCTTGGGGCCCTTTTTTCCTGTGTTCATTGAAACGATTGCTCAAGTTTTTGGAAAACAGGCAAGTCGCGCATTTTCGGTCGCGATATCTTTTGGAACCTTGATGACCGTCATAATGCATTATGGATTGGGCCGCCTCAGCGATAAGATGGGGATTCAGGTTGCATTGTGGCTGGGTCCTGTGGCTTTGCTCTTTTCGTTTCTCATTTTATCAATTCTTGTAACCAAAAATCCATTGTCCCATTTGCGAAACTTGACGTCTAAGCCATAG
- a CDS encoding radical SAM protein, translated as MGTNVDAMTPEETIDQSATLEDQLPPKISESFCVLPWIQRFINLGGEHQICCTSEEYGNSIRSTFGRILKVSNTTDPDKVQNASSLMRVRRQMLKGRWPAACSRCKIVEKCGGRSRRQIENWRFADRIAEIIKSTNKRGRTTILPSYLDLRLGNFCNLVCRMCNPRASRKWSLEWNRVKLTWEKLIFIRWRYKYDWYRRENFKPFLKALLPHIRNFHVAGGEPLIIPETLELLKELQRTGISRSTEVSFNTNLTVLNQDLLKCLQTFKRVFFYVSVDAYGELNDYIRYPSKWAKIVDRVHEISTWAKDSPFVIQFNVTVQIYNILRLHELIDWIQSLDLPGVGNVPNLTILNNPSYYDIRNLPPNLKQEVTQTIAKKRVDWLSAAPSYARESFAATLDSIVEHLKFPPSGRWTFSHFQSVTAALDASRKQNLESHLPELVGPPRMGLHEPHQAPLGAPQNSAFKL; from the coding sequence GTGGGCACGAACGTTGATGCAATGACTCCAGAGGAGACTATTGACCAAAGCGCCACTTTGGAGGACCAACTCCCCCCGAAAATATCGGAATCTTTCTGCGTTCTGCCTTGGATCCAACGTTTTATTAATCTTGGTGGTGAACATCAAATTTGTTGTACCTCTGAAGAGTATGGCAATTCGATTCGTTCCACCTTTGGAAGAATTCTAAAGGTGAGCAACACGACTGATCCAGACAAAGTTCAAAATGCCTCAAGCCTCATGAGAGTTCGGCGACAGATGCTAAAGGGCAGGTGGCCTGCTGCTTGCTCCAGATGCAAAATCGTAGAAAAGTGCGGTGGAAGAAGCAGACGACAAATCGAAAACTGGCGATTTGCTGACAGAATTGCTGAAATCATAAAAAGCACTAATAAACGTGGACGAACGACAATTCTTCCCTCTTACCTAGATCTCCGACTTGGAAACTTTTGCAATCTTGTTTGTCGCATGTGCAATCCGAGAGCAAGTAGAAAATGGTCTCTTGAATGGAACCGGGTCAAGTTGACCTGGGAAAAACTCATTTTTATTAGATGGCGCTATAAATATGACTGGTATCGGAGAGAAAATTTCAAACCCTTTCTCAAGGCACTCCTTCCCCATATCAGGAATTTTCATGTGGCTGGAGGAGAACCTCTCATTATTCCTGAGACGCTGGAACTCTTAAAGGAACTACAAAGAACGGGCATTTCTCGTAGCACGGAAGTTTCTTTTAACACAAACCTTACAGTCCTCAATCAGGATCTACTGAAGTGCTTGCAAACTTTCAAAAGAGTTTTCTTTTACGTGAGTGTTGATGCTTACGGCGAACTGAACGACTACATTCGCTACCCAAGCAAATGGGCAAAGATTGTCGATCGCGTACATGAAATCTCAACATGGGCGAAGGACTCTCCTTTTGTCATCCAGTTTAACGTGACTGTACAGATTTACAACATTTTGAGACTACACGAGCTCATCGACTGGATTCAGTCGCTTGATTTGCCTGGAGTCGGCAACGTCCCCAATCTCACTATTCTAAACAATCCCAGCTACTATGACATTCGCAATCTCCCCCCAAATCTGAAACAAGAAGTCACACAAACTATTGCAAAGAAAAGAGTCGATTGGCTCTCAGCAGCCCCCTCTTATGCGCGAGAAAGTTTTGCGGCGACATTGGATTCAATTGTTGAACATTTAAAATTCCCTCCCTCAGGTCGCTGGACTTTCTCCCACTTTCAATCCGTGACAGCCGCCCTAGACGCGTCAAGAAAACAAAACCTGGAGAGCCATCTTCCGGAATTGGTAGGCCCTCCAAGGATGGGATTGCACGAACCTCATCAGGCTCCGTTAGGAGCCCCACAAAATTCTGCTTTCAAACTATAA
- a CDS encoding procyclic acidic repetitive family protein: protein MIGALCSLTYVVCYSYGGLELMKWIFCLVAFGVGLFFYNSQCHAKGGKSGPPAHFSVGDTFLLDLDYGDMEVGDQKQEATAEIQLNQEVSRRYPQAQFGSYVIEKVDIVAKSSDGKAQAELLLDLNSLTIKSIPKARGSFLSKQLESYDQVELVNAEDVDQGGAWEIQLRGHFIIHSAVLHLKVINENFGSLRIDSDSSQVAESAPELASEPELVQEPELVQEPELVQEPELVPEPELVQEPEIMPEPEIEPVSDPKLQRDNEVEIAAPPKKAAHPEAIPPRKNMGVTLVSVIPKEQSQPYHEVSLDLGLDEIFGQSQRRVSFPVNKNNIVGIKISCVAGSTEIIEVVAVLRDGSRRSLSELHGPIMSGDELVVDLGFAIPIKEILVVSQGRGRRAGDLARYQLTAIQLQR, encoded by the coding sequence ATGATTGGTGCTTTATGTTCGCTCACCTATGTTGTCTGTTATTCCTATGGAGGCTTGGAACTCATGAAATGGATATTCTGTTTAGTTGCTTTCGGTGTGGGATTGTTTTTTTACAATAGCCAATGTCATGCTAAAGGGGGTAAATCGGGTCCACCTGCTCATTTCAGTGTCGGAGATACTTTTCTGTTGGATTTGGACTATGGAGATATGGAAGTAGGGGATCAGAAACAGGAAGCAACAGCCGAAATTCAGTTAAATCAAGAGGTTAGTCGTCGATATCCGCAGGCTCAGTTCGGATCTTATGTTATCGAAAAAGTGGACATAGTGGCCAAATCATCTGATGGAAAGGCTCAAGCTGAGCTTTTGTTGGACCTGAACTCGCTGACCATTAAATCAATACCCAAGGCGCGTGGATCTTTCTTGTCTAAACAACTTGAAAGCTATGATCAGGTCGAGCTCGTAAATGCAGAAGACGTCGATCAGGGGGGGGCATGGGAAATCCAGTTGAGGGGGCATTTTATTATTCATAGTGCTGTTCTTCATCTTAAGGTAATCAACGAGAATTTTGGAAGCTTGCGGATTGATTCAGATTCATCGCAGGTTGCGGAGTCCGCACCCGAGCTAGCGTCGGAGCCCGAACTGGTGCAGGAGCCCGAACTGGTGCAGGAGCCCGAACTTGTGCAGGAGCCTGAACTGGTGCCTGAGCCCGAACTGGTGCAGGAGCCTGAAATTATGCCTGAACCCGAAATTGAGCCTGTGTCTGATCCTAAGTTGCAAAGAGATAATGAAGTGGAGATTGCTGCCCCGCCTAAAAAAGCCGCCCACCCTGAAGCTATTCCCCCTCGAAAAAATATGGGGGTGACACTTGTTTCTGTAATTCCAAAAGAGCAATCTCAGCCGTATCACGAGGTTTCTCTAGATTTAGGCCTTGACGAAATTTTTGGCCAGAGCCAGCGTCGGGTTTCATTTCCAGTAAATAAAAACAATATTGTTGGAATAAAGATTTCGTGTGTTGCTGGATCAACAGAGATAATTGAGGTTGTTGCTGTGCTTCGGGACGGAAGCAGACGTTCGCTGTCAGAGCTCCATGGTCCTATAATGAGTGGTGACGAACTTGTGGTTGATTTAGGTTTTGCAATCCCGATTAAAGAAATTCTTGTCGTTTCACAGGGGCGCGGGAGAAGAGCTGGTGATTTGGCCAGATATCAACTGACGGCCATCCAGTTGCAACGATGA
- a CDS encoding chloride channel protein, which translates to MNRHLRWTFFSAISGVLAGIASSVFLISLEWATNTRDKAPVIIWALPLAGFFIGWTYHHFGKNVAAGNNLILDEIHDPKKVIPVHMAPFILVGTILTHLFGGSAGREGTAVQMGASLSDQLTHFFRIEPEERKILLAAGAGAGFGTAVGAPWAGVVFGMEVINVGKLRLFAWFECFVASFVGFGVSHLLQAPHSQFPSVEIPSVDAKTLFFVGVAGIAFGISAKLFAMSTHLVERTAKRFISYPPLKPLIGGFLVVTLFYLEGTYRYVGLGIPYIQEALTNQVGFNEPLLKSIFTSLTIGTGFKGGEFIPLVFIGTTLGSALAIILPISFSLLAAVGFAAVFGGASNTPIACTLMAMEIFGYRIGPFAFVACFMSYYFSGHHGIYASQRIHMKKHQKLFSWLTSCYFMLRSSKNRE; encoded by the coding sequence ATTAACCGCCATCTCCGCTGGACATTCTTCAGTGCCATTAGCGGAGTTCTTGCAGGTATAGCATCATCTGTTTTTCTGATTTCTCTTGAATGGGCTACAAACACTCGCGATAAGGCGCCTGTTATTATCTGGGCGCTCCCCCTTGCTGGCTTTTTTATCGGATGGACCTATCACCATTTTGGCAAAAATGTGGCAGCAGGAAATAATCTGATTCTCGATGAAATCCATGATCCAAAGAAAGTAATTCCCGTCCATATGGCCCCCTTTATTCTTGTGGGAACAATCCTTACGCATTTGTTTGGTGGTTCAGCAGGTCGCGAAGGAACAGCGGTACAGATGGGAGCCTCGCTTTCGGATCAACTGACACATTTCTTTAGAATCGAGCCTGAGGAGCGAAAGATTCTACTCGCCGCAGGAGCTGGAGCTGGATTTGGTACAGCCGTTGGCGCACCATGGGCCGGAGTGGTGTTCGGCATGGAAGTGATTAATGTCGGTAAGCTCAGGCTTTTTGCCTGGTTTGAGTGTTTCGTCGCCTCCTTTGTTGGATTCGGTGTTTCACATCTTCTTCAAGCTCCTCATTCCCAATTTCCGTCTGTTGAGATTCCTTCGGTTGATGCGAAAACTCTTTTCTTTGTCGGAGTTGCGGGAATTGCGTTTGGCATCTCAGCCAAACTTTTTGCCATGAGTACTCATCTTGTGGAAAGAACCGCGAAACGATTCATATCCTATCCTCCTTTGAAGCCGCTCATTGGCGGATTCCTAGTTGTGACTCTTTTTTATCTTGAAGGTACCTATCGGTACGTGGGCCTCGGAATCCCCTACATCCAGGAAGCTTTAACGAATCAAGTGGGATTTAACGAGCCCTTACTCAAATCTATTTTCACATCTCTAACGATAGGAACTGGATTTAAGGGGGGTGAATTCATTCCACTCGTCTTTATTGGGACAACGCTCGGAAGCGCCCTTGCGATCATTTTGCCAATCTCCTTTTCCCTTCTTGCCGCTGTCGGATTCGCCGCTGTTTTTGGAGGAGCTTCCAATACGCCAATTGCCTGCACCTTAATGGCCATGGAGATTTTCGGCTACCGCATTGGCCCATTCGCTTTTGTTGCGTGTTTCATGAGTTATTACTTTTCGGGTCATCATGGCATTTATGCCTCTCAAAGAATTCATATGAAAAAACATCAAAAACTCTTCTCATGGTTGACCTCATGTTATTTCATGCTCAGATCGTCAAAAAATAGAGAATAG
- a CDS encoding AraC family transcriptional regulator, whose protein sequence is MAYHNKGQPGCEDGVNKLNYLEFPPSSLLRPFVQCYWMMRLTYSGASPSSHQVLPDGCMDIIFDLRGEGVEVIGTMTRAIEIESASGLDLCGIRFKPGGIYPFTRIDASEFTDNSAPANDVLDSWIHMTLDELAACQTDQKRADYLNFLLENRLVGCDQMDFHFLKFLSDISENNRFVSRVEQVLPMIGMSQRTLERHFQRQVGISAKKYLSIFRLRRLLRELGKIESPIEWTNLALRHGYYDQAHFIHEFKGITGTTPTHFLLRDPTLSNFYNTNSRSKC, encoded by the coding sequence ATGGCTTATCACAACAAAGGACAACCTGGATGCGAAGATGGGGTTAATAAATTGAATTACCTTGAGTTTCCACCGTCCAGTCTTCTCAGACCATTTGTACAGTGTTACTGGATGATGCGATTAACATATTCCGGGGCGTCTCCGAGTTCCCATCAGGTACTTCCCGATGGATGCATGGACATTATTTTCGACCTGAGAGGCGAGGGAGTCGAAGTGATTGGAACAATGACTCGCGCCATAGAGATCGAGTCCGCAAGTGGTCTCGATCTCTGTGGGATCAGATTTAAACCTGGAGGGATATATCCCTTCACTCGGATTGATGCTTCTGAATTCACGGATAACTCCGCACCGGCTAACGACGTATTAGATTCGTGGATTCACATGACTTTAGATGAGCTGGCGGCTTGTCAAACCGACCAGAAGCGCGCCGACTATCTCAACTTTTTGCTAGAGAATCGGTTGGTAGGCTGTGACCAAATGGATTTTCATTTCTTGAAATTCCTTTCAGATATCTCCGAGAATAATCGATTTGTTTCCAGAGTCGAGCAGGTTCTTCCGATGATCGGGATGAGCCAGCGGACTTTGGAGCGACATTTTCAAAGGCAGGTTGGAATCAGCGCAAAGAAGTATCTATCCATTTTTCGCCTTCGGCGACTTTTAAGGGAACTTGGAAAGATAGAGTCTCCAATTGAATGGACGAACTTAGCTCTCAGGCACGGATACTACGACCAGGCTCACTTCATTCATGAGTTCAAAGGAATCACAGGGACAACGCCGACTCATTTTTTGTTACGAGATCCAACCTTGTCGAATTTTTACAATACAAACTCTCGGTCGAAATGCTAG
- a CDS encoding transposase produces MQPLFIQAGSPRENGYCESFNGKMRYELLDGEIFYSLLEAKIIIDEMAGALQYEKTTQQLGRKATGPRDFSTNT; encoded by the coding sequence TTGCAACCGCTGTTCATCCAGGCTGGTAGCCCCAGGGAAAACGGATATTGCGAATCGTTCAATGGAAAGATGAGGTATGAATTATTGGATGGGGAGATTTTCTACTCGCTGCTTGAAGCCAAGATCATCATCGATGAGATGGCGGGTGCATTACAATACGAAAAGACCACACAGCAGCTTGGGCGGAAGGCCACCGGCCCAAGAGACTTTTCAACCAACACTTAA
- a CDS encoding transposase family protein, with protein sequence MKNGYHGFGLCVDFILSFSNNLSLKYFATQVAAKFLGLMNGSCIRLRPEFKNHVWSYDFVSEQTHDGRKIKILNIIDEYTRECLASHVARRIRSKDVILNLADLCLKHGIPKHVRSDNGPEFIAKN encoded by the coding sequence GTGAAGAATGGCTATCATGGCTTTGGCTTGTGCGTCGATTTTATCCTCTCCTTTTCCAATAATCTCAGTCTCAAATATTTTGCCACACAGGTGGCAGCGAAGTTTCTGGGTCTTATGAATGGGTCTTGCATCCGACTTCGGCCAGAATTTAAAAACCACGTTTGGTCTTATGATTTTGTATCGGAGCAAACCCACGATGGTCGAAAGATAAAGATACTAAACATCATTGATGAATATACGCGTGAATGTTTAGCGTCCCATGTGGCGCGCAGAATCAGATCCAAGGACGTGATATTAAATTTGGCCGACTTGTGTTTGAAACATGGGATACCGAAGCATGTGCGTTCGGACAACGGGCCAGAATTTATCGCAAAAAATTAG
- a CDS encoding transposase, whose protein sequence is MSSKRRVFSEEYKAEAIDLAEKMGTTKASQDLGINPANIRRWKIEAQSGRAAASGAKTYEELELEVRELRKENEYLNKVSDVRKKA, encoded by the coding sequence ATGAGTTCAAAGAGAAGGGTTTTTTCAGAAGAGTATAAGGCCGAAGCCATTGATTTAGCAGAGAAAATGGGAACAACAAAGGCCTCACAAGATCTAGGTATAAATCCGGCAAATATTCGTCGATGGAAAATCGAAGCGCAATCAGGTCGCGCCGCTGCGAGCGGCGCGAAAACCTATGAAGAACTGGAGCTTGAGGTTCGAGAACTCAGAAAGGAAAATGAGTATTTGAACAAAGTCAGCGATGTTCGAAAAAAAGCCTAG
- a CDS encoding transposase, whose amino-acid sequence MILDLSNEVPINRLCRHFGVSTSGYYQWKANSQFKFLTKKREICKEIEEIFKASKSTYGSPRIFHELRSKGFSVSENTVAKYMREMGLDARLKKKYRVRTTNSNHEGPIAPRVFRIEDDLPKDSNQVFAGDITYLRFGSGFSIWP is encoded by the coding sequence ATGATTTTGGACCTTTCAAATGAAGTTCCTATCAACCGCCTGTGCAGACATTTTGGGGTGAGTACCAGTGGGTATTACCAATGGAAAGCGAATAGTCAGTTCAAATTCTTGACGAAAAAAAGGGAAATCTGCAAGGAAATTGAGGAGATTTTCAAAGCTAGCAAAAGTACCTATGGCTCACCAAGGATCTTTCATGAGCTGAGGAGCAAGGGATTTTCTGTAAGTGAAAATACTGTTGCGAAGTATATGAGGGAGATGGGATTGGATGCCCGATTAAAGAAAAAATATCGAGTGAGAACGACTAATTCGAACCACGAGGGCCCAATTGCTCCACGAGTTTTCAGGATCGAGGATGATCTGCCCAAAGACTCTAATCAGGTCTTTGCCGGAGATATCACTTATCTGAGATTTGGATCTGGCTTTTCTATCTGGCCATAG
- a CDS encoding IS3 family transposase — MWIWLFYLAIVLDVCTRKVVGWSVTDSLETTGVLNALQMALANCGNRAKIVFHSDRGIQYASKLFLALLKKKDVIPSMSRKGNCYDNSIVESWFKSFKSECLYRHDYKTEAELRILVFEYIETWYNKKRLHSSLGYQSPLEYESTLNAA, encoded by the coding sequence ATTTGGATCTGGCTTTTCTATCTGGCCATAGTTCTCGATGTTTGTACCCGAAAAGTTGTGGGCTGGTCGGTCACTGACAGTTTAGAAACCACCGGGGTCTTGAATGCTCTGCAGATGGCATTGGCTAATTGCGGAAATAGAGCGAAGATCGTCTTTCACTCGGACCGCGGGATTCAGTACGCGAGCAAATTATTTTTGGCTTTGCTAAAGAAGAAGGATGTGATTCCGAGCATGAGTCGCAAGGGAAACTGCTACGACAATTCGATTGTTGAGAGTTGGTTCAAGTCATTCAAGTCTGAGTGTCTTTACCGTCATGACTACAAAACCGAAGCAGAGTTGAGAATCTTAGTTTTTGAGTATATTGAAACCTGGTACAATAAAAAAAGATTGCATTCATCGCTTGGCTATCAAAGTCCTTTGGAGTATGAATCAACACTAAATGCCGCCTGA